Proteins encoded by one window of Serratia nevei:
- a CDS encoding DJ-1/PfpI family protein produces the protein MSEPLVIVFPIYQGVTQLDFTGPLQFLRHMPGAEIVVASVDGADVESEGLHFTQLRPLPEIARCDVLCVPGGSGCTQALQDEAFMRQIRRLGADARYLTSVCTGSLILAAAGLLPGKRAACHWSMRDSLALFGAIPSAARVERDGNVISGGGVTAGIDFALALIAELHGEDTAQTIQLYLEYAPAPPFTGGTPELAPPHIYAKVQAQMAESLAQRRALVAQIAQG, from the coding sequence ATGTCTGAACCACTCGTGATTGTATTTCCCATCTATCAAGGCGTCACCCAGCTCGATTTCACCGGCCCACTGCAGTTTCTGCGCCACATGCCGGGCGCGGAAATCGTCGTCGCTTCGGTAGACGGCGCGGATGTCGAATCGGAAGGCTTGCACTTCACCCAACTGCGCCCGCTGCCGGAGATCGCGCGCTGCGACGTGCTGTGCGTGCCGGGCGGCAGCGGCTGCACCCAGGCGCTGCAGGATGAAGCGTTCATGCGGCAAATCCGGCGGCTGGGCGCCGATGCCCGCTACCTGACCTCGGTGTGCACCGGTTCGCTGATCCTGGCGGCCGCCGGCTTGCTGCCGGGCAAACGCGCCGCCTGCCACTGGTCGATGCGCGACAGCCTGGCGCTATTCGGCGCCATACCCAGCGCTGCACGCGTTGAGCGCGACGGCAACGTGATCAGCGGCGGCGGCGTCACCGCCGGCATCGACTTTGCGCTGGCGCTGATCGCCGAACTGCACGGCGAAGACACTGCCCAGACGATCCAACTCTATCTGGAATACGCCCCGGCTCCGCCGTTCACGGGCGGCACGCCGGAACTGGCCCCGCCGCACATTTACGCCAAGGTACAGGCACAAATGGCGGAAAGCCTGGCGCAGCGCAGAGCGTTGGTGGCCCAGATCGCCCAAGGCTAG
- a CDS encoding DedA family protein, whose amino-acid sequence MTDLAHYITDYGYWALFIGCLAEGETITLLGGIAAHEGLLHWPWVIAVVALGGTLGDQLLYFTGRRFEGRVISRLKGQEKRIARARRLIARHPMLFVIGVRFMYGFRIIGPVLIGASRLPPSRFVPLNILGAILWATIFVMLGYFGGQAIESFFTGFNKKLSSLLFVALAIAAILLVRFWWRKRHAE is encoded by the coding sequence ATGACCGATTTGGCCCACTACATTACGGACTACGGCTACTGGGCGTTGTTTATCGGCTGCCTGGCTGAGGGAGAAACCATCACGCTGCTGGGCGGCATCGCCGCCCACGAAGGGCTGCTGCACTGGCCGTGGGTGATAGCGGTGGTGGCGCTCGGCGGCACGTTGGGGGATCAGCTGCTGTACTTCACCGGCCGCCGGTTCGAAGGCCGGGTCATCTCGCGGCTCAAAGGGCAGGAAAAGCGCATCGCGCGCGCCAGAAGGCTGATCGCTCGCCACCCGATGCTGTTCGTTATCGGAGTGCGCTTTATGTACGGCTTCCGCATCATCGGCCCGGTGCTGATCGGCGCCAGCCGCCTGCCGCCGTCGCGCTTTGTGCCGCTCAACATCCTCGGCGCCATTCTGTGGGCGACGATCTTCGTCATGCTCGGCTATTTTGGCGGCCAGGCGATCGAAAGCTTCTTTACCGGCTTCAATAAAAAACTCTCCAGCCTGCTGTTTGTCGCGCTGGCGATTGCCGCCATCCTGCTGGTGCGCTTCTGGTGGCGCAAACGCCACGCGGAATAA